The Pantoea trifolii nucleotide sequence ATAGAGAGAAATGCTGCAACACCGGTTCAGGACGCTGCGGATAGCTGAAACTGATGTTTTCCATTTTCAGGTTAATACCTGAAGCACTACTGATTTTAGCGTGAGGAAAATGTATCGCAGCGGGCTGTTCAATGATTTCCTGTACCCGCTTAGCGGCGCTGGTCACATGCGACAGTGGCAGAAACGCACCGGCAACCGGGGTCAGCGCTTCAAATGCCGCCAGTCCGCAAAACACAAACAGCGCGATAAATGCGCCTGGTGTACTGTTTCCCCCCACGCCATTGGCGGAAATCCATAACAACAGCGTCACCGTCGTGCCGCTGATGACCAGTAGCAGGCTTTGCGCCAGCGCCTGCAGGCGATGTTGCCTGCGTTGCGCCTGTTGCCAGTTAAGTTCTTCTTTATCAAGCTGGGCGCGCCACAGATCTGCAGCGCCATAAATTTTCAGCTCAGACAGGCCGGTAATCCAGTGCGTCAACTGCATGCGCCAGCTGGCCTGATGCTGGGCAATCTGGTGTCCGGCTGAAGTGCCAAGCCGCCAGAACAGCGGCGGCATGAGCAACAGCGTCAGTAGCATAATGCCGCCGAGCAGCAAAGCTAAGGGTACATCCAGTAGCGCCAAACCGCAGGTGACCACCACAATCACTACGGCTGCGCCAATTAACGGCGAGAGCACACGCAGGTAGAGATGATCGAGTGTATCGACGTCGCTGACAAAGCGGTTGAGTAATTCACCCTGACGAAAACGAGCCAGCTGTTCTGGCGCGAGGGTGATAAGTTTGCCAAAGGTAAACACGCGCAAATGTTGTAGCACGCGGAAGGTGGCATCGTGGCTCACCAGACGCTCAAAATAACGCGCGGCCGTGCGGGTGATCGCTGCGCCGCGCACGCCGGCAGCGGGCAGCATGTAGTTGAACGTGTAAAGTCCTGTTACGCCCGCCAGCGAAGAGGCGGCGAGAAACCAGCCGGATAAGGTCAGCAGTCCAATACTGGCAAGCAAGGTGACGATGGCAAGAACAACGCCAAGCCCTAAACGCCATGGATGACGGCTAAAAAGACGCAGGAAAGGCAATAAATTGTTCATTACACGATCTCCTTTTGACGATGCTGCGCCATTTCCCGCAGTGGTCCATCTTGTTCAATCAGCTCCTGCCAATGGCCTTGTTGCACCAGTTGCCCCGCCTGCATCACCCACACTTCATCCCAACTCGCGAGCTCGTTAAGTTGGTGCGTGATCATCAGCGTGGTTTGCTGAGTGGCTGCTTGTTGCAAGGCATTGATGACATGCTGCTCGCTCTGACTATCCAGTCCGGAACCGGGCTCATCAAGCAGCAGCAGTTGTGCGGGTTTAAGCAAGGCACGCGCTACGGCGATACGCTGCGCCTGCCCAACGGAAAGGCCCACGCCACCATCGCCTAAAACGGTTTCTAATCCTTGTGGCAGACGATCTAAAAACTCATCAACGCCCGCGCGTTGTAGAACCGACATGAGCGTAGCGTCATCAATGCGGCTATTGAGCAGCAGATTTTCACGCAGCGTTTGCGCGGGTAAATGGGGATTTTGGCCAACCCAGGCGATATGTTTTTGCCAGCTATCACGGCTAATATCGCGGAGCTCCTGTCCATTGATCTGCAGCGAACCATGATAAGGCAGGAAACCCAGTAAGACGTTCATTAGCGCGGTTTTCCCTGCGCCGCTTTGTCCTACCAACGCCACGCGTTTACCGGCGTCGAGAGTAAAATTTAGTGATTGAGACAGCGCTTCACCGCTGGCGGTCATTACCACCAAATCCTGAGCATGAAGATGAAGCGGTGCCGTGAGGGAAAGCTCGCGAGAAGCGTGTTCTATGGTTGGGTCGGGACTTTCACGGAGAAACTGTTCCAGCGCATCAGCTCCGCCAATCGCTTGCGCTTTGGCGTGATAAAAAGTGCCTAAATCGCGTAACGGCTGGAAAAATTCAGGTGCCAGAATTAATGCCAGGAAACCGGCAAACAGGGTTACGCCGGTGCTGTAATGACCAAAATTCAGTTCGCCAAGGTAAGAGAAACCGAAATAGACCGCGACGACAGCAATCGCCAGTGAGGCAAAAAACTCCAGCACGGCGGAAGAGAGAAACGCCAGGCGCAACACTTCCATGGTGCGTTGACGGAAATCGGTGGTGCTGGCGGCAATTGCCTCTTGCTCTGCCGCGCCGCGATAGAACAGGCGCAACGTTTCACGTCCACGCAGACGATCGTAAAAATCACCGCTCAGCCTTGCGAGAGCAACAAAGTTGCGGCGGTTGGCATCCGCCGCGCCCATACCAACCATCGCCATAAACAGAGGAATCAGTGGCGCGGTCACCAGCAGAATCAATCCTGCCGCCCAGTTAATCGGGAAAATGGCGATCAAAATAGCTAACGGAATGAAGACAGCTAGCGACATTTGTGGCAAATAGCGCGCGTAGTATTCCTGCATCTCTTCGATTTGTTCGAGCAGCAGCGTAGCCCAACTGCCTGCGGGTTTACCCTGAATCCAGGCGGGACCGAGCACATTGAGGCGATCCAGAACCTGCTGACGCAGCGTACGGCGAATGGCGACGCCAGCGCGATGTCCTGCCATTTCGCGGGCGTAATGCAATCCAGCACGTAAGACAAAGCACAGCAGCAGCAACAGAAAATCGGTGAGCAGTGAGGCGCGAGGTTGTTGCGCGACCACCAGATTTTGCAGCAGTGAAGCCAGTAACCAGGCTTGGGCGATAATGACCAGTGCGCCAGCAAAACCCAACAGCGAAGCCACACGCAAGTTGCGCGCACCGTGATGACGTTGCTGACGGAGCCAGCGAAGAAGTTCTTGTTGCCGTGATTTGTTCATGCGATGCCGTTTGGTAACTCAAAAGAGATGTGAATCCCGGATGAAAACCCAGCAATGTCGGGCGCGTGAACTGTAGCACGCAGGTAACAAAAAAGGCGACCAAAACTGGCCGCCTTTAGGCGATTATGATCAGGTTATTAACAACTTACTTATCGTTTTTAACCAGTCCATCAAGGAAGCGTTCCGCATCCAGCGCAGCCATACAGCCGGTACCGGCAGAGGTAATGGCCTGGCGATAAATATGATCCATCACATCGCCGGCAGCGAACACGCCTGGGATGCTGGTTTGAGTGGCGTTACCATGCAAACCAGACTGCACTTTGATGTAGCCATTTTCTAAATCCAGCTGACCATCAAAGATTGCGGTATTTGGACTATGGCCGATAGCAACAAACAGACCAGCGACATCGATTGATTCCGCCGCTTCACCTTTGGTAGAAAGCAGTTTCAAGCCTGTCACGCCCATTTGATCGCCGACCACTTCGTTCAGCGTGCGATCGGTGTGCAGCACGATGTTGCCATTACGCACTTTTTCCATCAGACGGTCGATGAGGATTTTCTCCGCGCGGAAGCTGTCGCGACGGTGAATCAGATGCACTTCAGCGGCAATGTTAGCCAGGTAAAGTGCCTCCTCAACGGCAGTGTTGCCTCCACCAATCACGGCAACTTTCTGGTTGCGGTAGAAGAAACCATCACAGGTCGCGCAAGCAGATACGCCTTTGCCTTTGAACGCTTCTTCTGATGGCAGACCGAGATAACGCGCTGAGGCGCCAGTTGCGATGATCAAGGCATCTGCAGTGTATTCACCGCTGTCGCCGACCAGACGGAACGGACGGTTCTGCAAATCGACGGTATGAATGTGGTCAAAAATGATCTCGGTGTTGAATTTCTCAGCATGCTCTTGCATGCGTTCCATCAACGCTGGACCGGTCAGATCGTTTGCATCGCCTGGCCAGTTCTCCACCTCGGTGGTGGTGGTGAGCTGACCCCCTTTTTCCAGCCCGGTGATTAATACCGGATTCAGGTTAGCGCGCGCTGCATATACCGCAGCAGTGTAACCGGCAGGGCCGGAGCCCAGAATGAGCAGCTTACTGTGTTTGGCCGTACTCATGCGTTCCTCAATTTTTCTGACAACATAGTTTTTGATTGTAGGGAAATTAACGTCGCAAAAAAAGGCTTCAGCAATTTTGTTAACAATCACTGCGAGCGGCGTAGACGATGAGTGTAAATTTTGCACGCGCGTTGCGCCAAAAGGGGGCAATGCTCGGCAATTAGTGGTGCAGCAGCATAAAAATTCTCATTTAAAAACAGCAACCCAGAACTCTATCTGGCATCTTGTACTGAATTTGGATGTTTTACTTTGACAATCGCCTGCGCTTTTGCGAAAACATTGGGAGAAGCAGAGAATATTTAGCGATTCAAAACAGAATTTCATTTCTGTTTTGGCCTTTTTAGCCGAATAAACTCAGCCTGACATTGGTAGTGACGCATGATGTGGACAGACAACATGCGTCATACGGATGGACGCGTTACTGCACAGGCTTATGGTCTTCACTTCAGTAAGGCCCTGAACAATGAGCGTTTTCAGGGTGTGGCAGGTAAAGGGAAGGAATTAAGAGAGACAATAATAATGGTAGACAATAAGAAACGCCCCGGAAAAGATTTAGATCGTATCGACAGAAATATTCTGAATGAACTGCAGAAAGACGGTCGAATTTCCAATGTCGAGCTTTCCAAACGTGTTGGATTATCGCCAACGCCTTGTCTTGAGCGCGTACGCCGCCTCGAACGTCAAGGCTTCATTCTGGGCTACACCGCGCAGCTCAATCCCCATTATCTGGATGCTTCATTGCTGGTTTTCGTTGAGATTACTCTGAATCGTGGTGCACCAGATGTGTTTGAGCAATTTAACGCCGCTGTGCAAAAACTTGAGGAAACTCAAGAATGTCACCTCGTTTCCGGTGACTTTGACTACCTGCTGAAAACCCGCGTACCGGATATGTCCGCCTATCGTAAACTGCTGGGCGAAACCTTGCTGCGTCTGCCGGGCGTAAACGACACCCGTACTTACGTGGTGATGGAAGAGGTCAAACAGAGCAATCGTCTGGTGATCAAAACCCGGTAGTGCAGGGCAGGTGCAAAGCTTGCAGGATTTCGGTACACTCCTGTGAATTCATACAGGACCAGCGTCGGGCATGCCCGGCGTTGTTGCCTTCTTAATTTACAGGCACCTGGAGAGTTCTCTTGAGCCAGGAATATACAGAAGATAAAGATGTTTCGTTACAACCGCTGAGCAGTGGACGTCGTCTGCTGGAAGCGTTGCTCATTCTTGTGGCCTTGTTCGCCATCTATTTGATGGTGTCGCTGGTTAGTTTTAACCCTTCAGATCCAAGCTGGTCACAAACCGCATGGCACGAACCTATCCATAATTTGGGTGGTAGCGTCGGCGCATGGCTGGCCGATACGCTATTGTTCATTTTTGGCGTGATGGCTTACGCCATTCCTCCCGTCATTATTGGTCTGTGTTGGATCACCTTCCGCCAACGCGATCGCCAGGATTACATCGACTACTTTGCCGTGGGTTTACGTCTGATTGGCGTACTGGCGCTGGTGGTAACAACCTGTGGTCTTGCGGCGCTCAACGTAGATGACATCTGGTATTTTGCTTCCGGCGGCGTCATTGGCAGCCTGGTCAGCAATGCAATGGCACCTTGGTTCAGTTCGGCTGGTGGCACCTTAACGCTGCTGTGCGTCTGGGCTGCCGGGATCACCCTTTACACCGGTTGGTCATGGCTGACGATTGCCGAGAAGATCGGTGGCGTGGTGATGGGTGTTCTGACCTTTGCCAGCAACCGTTCACGCCATGATGAACCCTGGCAGGAAGAAGAATACGACGACGAAGAGCAGGCTGATGAGGCGTCGCCTTCAATGCCTGCTTTACAGCCTGCAAATGAAGAAGACGATGTCTTGTTAGCCAAACCGCGCAAGATCAGCGAACCCGTTGCTGCAGAGTTGGGCGACGATCCGCTGCTGGCGAAGGCCAGTGCGGCAACTGCTGCTGCGATTGCGGTTACCACGCAAGCCGCACAGCAAAGCCCAGCCGTCGCGCAGCCTGGGACAAGTGCACCTGCAGAACCCGTCGCGATGCCGCGCGTTGCAGAATCTGCTGCCCAGCCAACGTCGGTTCCACAGCCTGTCGCTGCGGCGCCCGATCCGATCGCGCAACCTTCTACGCCGCTCTATCGTTTCGAGATGCCAAATGAACCGGCACCTTCGCCGTTTTCGCCGGCTGATGACGATGAAGGCCCAAGTATGGGCAACTGGCAGGATGCCGCTTCATCTTCAGCGCCTTTAAACAGTGTCGCCGCCGCTTCACTGGCTGCGGGAGCAGTAAAAGCAGCATCTTCAACAGCTGCTTATTCGCCTGCTTTCGATATCGTGCCTGAGCGTGATTACAACCCGCAGGTGAAGCAGGGCATTGGCCCAGAATTGCCGCGTCCGAATAAGGTTAAGTTGCCAACTCGACGCGAGTTAGCGTCGTACGGTATCAAGTTGCCTTCGCAGCGTATGGCGGAAGAGCAGGCTAAAGATGCTGAGCAGCAACAGCCGGAAGTCACCGCGTCTTACAGCGTTCCTCCTCAGGAGGATGATGTTGAGCTGCAAGAGGCGCAGTTGCGTGAAGCCTTCGCATCACAGCAGCAGAATCGTTACGGTGAAAGCTGGCAGGGCGCGTCTGAGCCTGAAGATGAGGATGCATTGCAGCAGGCTCAACTGGCACGTCAGTTCGCCATTCAGCAGCAGCAACGCTATAACGAATCTGATGTGAAAGAAGCGCCGGTCTTTAATCTGGATACCTCGTCTGCGTTTGATTTTTCGCCAATGAAAGATCTGGTCGACGACAGCCCAAGCGAGCCGCTATTTACGATCTCTGCAACGCCAGAGCCGGAAGAACCCGCGCAGTGGCAGCAACCTGCTGCGCCGGAGCCTGCGTCATTACCTTCATTAAGTGCTGAATCTAGCCCGTGGTCGTCACCGGAACAGGAAGCCTATTCTGCGCCGCCTGCACCAGTGAAACCTGCAGCGCCAGCACAGGATAGCTTGTTCCATCCGTTCCTGGTTCGCCATGAACAGCCACTGGAAAAACCTTCTACGCCGCTGCCAACGCTGGATCTGCTCACGTCACCACCGGCAGAAGAAGAGCCGGTGGATATGTTTGCGCTGGAGCAAACGGCGCGACTGGTTGAGGCTCGACTGGCTGATTATCGTGTGAAGGCGGAAGTGGTAGGTATTTCGCCTGGGCCGGTCATCACCCGTTTTGAGCTCGACTTAGCGCCAGGCGTTAAAGCTTCACGTATCTCTAACTTATCGCGTGACCTGGCGCGTTCACTGTCAGCGGTTGCCGTGCGCGTGGTGGAAGTCATTCCAGGTAAGCCTTATGTCGGGCTTGAACTGCCAAATAAACATCGTCAAACAGTTTATCTGCGCGAAGTGCTGGATTGTCCTAAATTCCGTGAAAATCCGTCACCGCTTGCAGTGGTATTAGGGAAAGACATTGCTGGCCAGCCGGTTGTGGCTGATTTGGCGAAAATGCCTCACTTACTGGTTGCCGGTACCACTGGTTCCGGTAAATCGGTGGGCGTTAACACCATGATCATTAGCATGTTGTATAAAGCCACGCCGGAAGAAGTGCGCTTTATCATGATCGACCCGAAAATGCTTGAGCTGTCAGTCTACGAAGGCATTCCGCATCTGCTGACCGAAGTGGTTACTGATATGAAAGATGCGGCCAATGCGCTGCGCTGGAGTGTCGGTGAAATGGAGCGTCGCTATAAGCTGATGTCTGCGCTGGGCGTGCGTAATCTTGCCGGATATAACGAGAAGATTGAGCAGGCTGCGGCGATGGGCCGACCAATTCCCGATCCGTTCTGGAAGCCGGGCGATAGCATGGATACCACGCCGCCGGTGCTTGAAAAACTGCCTTATATCGTGGTACTGGTCGACGAATTTGCCGATCTGATGATGGCGGTCGGTAAGAAGGTTGAAGAGTTGATTGCTCGTCTGGCACAGAAAGCACGTGCGGCGGGTATTCACCTGGTGCTGGCGACACAGCGTCCGTCGGTCGATGTGATTACCGGTCTGATCAAAGCCAACATCCCGACGCGTATCGCCTTTACCGTTTCCAGTAAGATTGACTCACGCACCATCCTTGATCAAGGCGGTGCGGAATCGCTGCTGGGCATGGGTGACATGCTGTACATGCCGCCAAACTCCTCAATGCCAGTGCGCGTGCACGGTGCATTCGTGCGCGACCAGGAAGTCCATGCGGTCGTTCAGGACTGGAAAGCACGCGGTCGCCCGCAATACATCGAAAGCATCACCGCTGGTGAAGAGAGTGATAGCGCGGCTGGCGGTATGATGGGTGATGAAGAGCTGGATCCGCTGTTCGATCAGGCGGTCTCTTTCGTGGTGGAAAAACGCCGGGCGTCCATTTCTGGGGTTCAGCGCCAGTTCCGTATTGGTTATAACCGTGCTGCACGCATCATCGAGCAGATGGAAGCGCAGGGCATCGTTTCTGAACCGGGACACAATGGCAACCGTGAAGTGCTTTCACCGCCGCCACACGAAATGTAAATTATCGCGTGCGATTGTCTGCTTATGGGCCAGTTAACACTGGCCCATTGTTTATCTGTTGGTCGATCCCCATATCTTCGGGAGCTTTCGGCTTTTTCTCCTGTCGAAGAGACAGGACGACAACTACGTTTAATGCAGTAAGTGTCGGGAAACAATGAATAAGGAATCGAATCAGATGAAATTACGCGTTATTGCCTGTGGCCTGTTGGCCAGTTTTGTTTCCGCATCAGTATTGGCGGATGCGTCCAGCGATCTGCAACAGCGTCTCAATAAGGTGAACAGCTTCCATGCCAGCTTCAGTCAGAAAGTGACCGATGGCAGCGGCGCCAACGTGCAGGATGGTGAAGGTGAGCTGTGGGTTAAGCGCCCAAGTTTGTTTAACTGGCACATGACCGCGCCGGACGAAAGTGTAATTATCTCTGATGGCAAAAATCTATGGTTCTACAATCCCTTCGTTGAACAAGCGAGTGTTAGCCTGCTGCAAAAAGCGGCCAGCAATACGCCGTTTATGCTGATTGCGCGTAACCAACCAAGTGACTGGAAACAGTACAATATTAAGCAGCAGGGCGATAATTTCGAGCTAACGCCGAAAAGCAGTGATGGCAACCTCAAGCAGTTCACCATCAATGTGACATCGTCTGGCACCATCAATAAGTTCAGCGCGATTGAGCAAGATGGTCAGCACAGCGATTATCAGCTGAAGAGCCAAAACAACGGTGCCATTAGCCCAGACAAATTCACCTTTACGCCGCCAAAAGGGGTAACGGTGGACGATCAACGTCAGTGAGGTCTCGGTGAGTAACCTGTCTCTGGATTTTGCACCTTCGAATGAGTTTCAGCCGCTGGCCGCGCGTATGCGGCCAGCTACGCTGCAACATTACATTGGGCAGCAGCATTTGCTGGCGCCTGGTAAACCGCTGCCGCGCGCTATTGAGGCTGGGCATCTGCATTCGATGATTTTGTGGGGACCGCCGGGGACAGGGAAAACAACATTAGCCGAGATCATCGCCCATTACGGTAAAGCTGATGTTGAGCGGATTTCTGCGGTGACTTCTGGCGTCAAAGAGATTCGTGAAGCGATAGAGCGCGCCCGGCAAAATCGTCAGGTGGGCCGACGCACCATTCTGTTTGTCGACGAAGTTCATCGCTTTAACAAAAGTCAGCAGGATGCATTCCTGCCACATATTGAAGATGGCACCATCACGTTTATCGGTGCCACCACCGAAAATCCCTCGTTTGAGCTCAACTCGGCGCTGCTATCGCGTGCTCGTGTCTATTTACTCAAATCTCTCACCACTGCTGATATCGAACAGGTTTTGCTGCAGGCGATGCAGGATGACGATCGCGGTTATGGCAAAAGCGATATTGTGCTGCCGGATAATACGCGCCACATGATTGCAGAGTTGGTGAACGGGGATGCGCGTCGGGCACTGAATACGCTGGAAATGATGGCGGATATGGCTGAGAGCAACGCCAAAGGCCAGCGTGAATTAACGCCACAATTGCTTAACGAAGTTTCCGGTGAAAGAGCGGCGCGTTTCGATAACAAAGGCGATCGTTTCTACGATCTGATCTCCGCTCTGCATAAATCGGTACGTGGTTCAGCACCCGATGCGGCACTTTACTGGTATGCAAGAATCATCACCGCCGGCGGCGATCCGCTGTATGTCGCGCGCCGTTTGCTGGCTATCGCTTCGGAAGATGTCGGGAACGCCGATCCGCGCGGCATGCAGGTTGCGTTAGCGGCCTGGGATTGCTTCACTCGCGTCGGTCCAGCTGAAGGCGAAAGGGCAATTGCGCAGGCGATTGTCTACCTTGCCAGCGCACCCAAAAGTAATGCCGTTTACACCGCGTTCAAAGCCGCGATGCGCGATGCGCGCGAGTTTCCTGACTACGATGTGCCGGAACATTTACGCAATGCGCCGACCAAATTGATGAA carries:
- the cydD gene encoding heme ABC transporter permease/ATP-binding protein CydD, with translation MNKSRQQELLRWLRQQRHHGARNLRVASLLGFAGALVIIAQAWLLASLLQNLVVAQQPRASLLTDFLLLLLCFVLRAGLHYAREMAGHRAGVAIRRTLRQQVLDRLNVLGPAWIQGKPAGSWATLLLEQIEEMQEYYARYLPQMSLAVFIPLAILIAIFPINWAAGLILLVTAPLIPLFMAMVGMGAADANRRNFVALARLSGDFYDRLRGRETLRLFYRGAAEQEAIAASTTDFRQRTMEVLRLAFLSSAVLEFFASLAIAVVAVYFGFSYLGELNFGHYSTGVTLFAGFLALILAPEFFQPLRDLGTFYHAKAQAIGGADALEQFLRESPDPTIEHASRELSLTAPLHLHAQDLVVMTASGEALSQSLNFTLDAGKRVALVGQSGAGKTALMNVLLGFLPYHGSLQINGQELRDISRDSWQKHIAWVGQNPHLPAQTLRENLLLNSRIDDATLMSVLQRAGVDEFLDRLPQGLETVLGDGGVGLSVGQAQRIAVARALLKPAQLLLLDEPGSGLDSQSEQHVINALQQAATQQTTLMITHQLNELASWDEVWVMQAGQLVQQGHWQELIEQDGPLREMAQHRQKEIV
- the trxB gene encoding thioredoxin-disulfide reductase translates to MSTAKHSKLLILGSGPAGYTAAVYAARANLNPVLITGLEKGGQLTTTTEVENWPGDANDLTGPALMERMQEHAEKFNTEIIFDHIHTVDLQNRPFRLVGDSGEYTADALIIATGASARYLGLPSEEAFKGKGVSACATCDGFFYRNQKVAVIGGGNTAVEEALYLANIAAEVHLIHRRDSFRAEKILIDRLMEKVRNGNIVLHTDRTLNEVVGDQMGVTGLKLLSTKGEAAESIDVAGLFVAIGHSPNTAIFDGQLDLENGYIKVQSGLHGNATQTSIPGVFAAGDVMDHIYRQAITSAGTGCMAALDAERFLDGLVKNDK
- the cydC gene encoding heme ABC transporter ATP-binding protein/permease CydC, producing MNNLLPFLRLFSRHPWRLGLGVVLAIVTLLASIGLLTLSGWFLAASSLAGVTGLYTFNYMLPAAGVRGAAITRTAARYFERLVSHDATFRVLQHLRVFTFGKLITLAPEQLARFRQGELLNRFVSDVDTLDHLYLRVLSPLIGAAVVIVVVTCGLALLDVPLALLLGGIMLLTLLLMPPLFWRLGTSAGHQIAQHQASWRMQLTHWITGLSELKIYGAADLWRAQLDKEELNWQQAQRRQHRLQALAQSLLLVISGTTVTLLLWISANGVGGNSTPGAFIALFVFCGLAAFEALTPVAGAFLPLSHVTSAAKRVQEIIEQPAAIHFPHAKISSASGINLKMENISFSYPQRPEPVLQHFSLSLNAGEHLALLGPTGCGKSSLLALITRGWEAQQGSISLNDSDIALWDEASLRSRISVVTQRVHLFSQTLRDNLLLAKPDASDEQLVDALNKVGLAHLAEHNEGLNAWMGDGGRPLSGGELRRLAIARALLHDGDLWLLDEPTEGLDASTEQQILTLLQHVTRGKTLIMVTHRLSGLDAMDRICVMDQGQIIESGSHAELISKAGRYWRFHQRFTL
- a CDS encoding DNA translocase FtsK 4TM domain-containing protein, which produces MSQEYTEDKDVSLQPLSSGRRLLEALLILVALFAIYLMVSLVSFNPSDPSWSQTAWHEPIHNLGGSVGAWLADTLLFIFGVMAYAIPPVIIGLCWITFRQRDRQDYIDYFAVGLRLIGVLALVVTTCGLAALNVDDIWYFASGGVIGSLVSNAMAPWFSSAGGTLTLLCVWAAGITLYTGWSWLTIAEKIGGVVMGVLTFASNRSRHDEPWQEEEYDDEEQADEASPSMPALQPANEEDDVLLAKPRKISEPVAAELGDDPLLAKASAATAAAIAVTTQAAQQSPAVAQPGTSAPAEPVAMPRVAESAAQPTSVPQPVAAAPDPIAQPSTPLYRFEMPNEPAPSPFSPADDDEGPSMGNWQDAASSSAPLNSVAAASLAAGAVKAASSTAAYSPAFDIVPERDYNPQVKQGIGPELPRPNKVKLPTRRELASYGIKLPSQRMAEEQAKDAEQQQPEVTASYSVPPQEDDVELQEAQLREAFASQQQNRYGESWQGASEPEDEDALQQAQLARQFAIQQQQRYNESDVKEAPVFNLDTSSAFDFSPMKDLVDDSPSEPLFTISATPEPEEPAQWQQPAAPEPASLPSLSAESSPWSSPEQEAYSAPPAPVKPAAPAQDSLFHPFLVRHEQPLEKPSTPLPTLDLLTSPPAEEEPVDMFALEQTARLVEARLADYRVKAEVVGISPGPVITRFELDLAPGVKASRISNLSRDLARSLSAVAVRVVEVIPGKPYVGLELPNKHRQTVYLREVLDCPKFRENPSPLAVVLGKDIAGQPVVADLAKMPHLLVAGTTGSGKSVGVNTMIISMLYKATPEEVRFIMIDPKMLELSVYEGIPHLLTEVVTDMKDAANALRWSVGEMERRYKLMSALGVRNLAGYNEKIEQAAAMGRPIPDPFWKPGDSMDTTPPVLEKLPYIVVLVDEFADLMMAVGKKVEELIARLAQKARAAGIHLVLATQRPSVDVITGLIKANIPTRIAFTVSSKIDSRTILDQGGAESLLGMGDMLYMPPNSSMPVRVHGAFVRDQEVHAVVQDWKARGRPQYIESITAGEESDSAAGGMMGDEELDPLFDQAVSFVVEKRRASISGVQRQFRIGYNRAARIIEQMEAQGIVSEPGHNGNREVLSPPPHEM
- the lrp gene encoding leucine-responsive transcriptional regulator Lrp; the protein is MVDNKKRPGKDLDRIDRNILNELQKDGRISNVELSKRVGLSPTPCLERVRRLERQGFILGYTAQLNPHYLDASLLVFVEITLNRGAPDVFEQFNAAVQKLEETQECHLVSGDFDYLLKTRVPDMSAYRKLLGETLLRLPGVNDTRTYVVMEEVKQSNRLVIKTR
- the lolA gene encoding outer membrane lipoprotein chaperone LolA, whose protein sequence is MKLRVIACGLLASFVSASVLADASSDLQQRLNKVNSFHASFSQKVTDGSGANVQDGEGELWVKRPSLFNWHMTAPDESVIISDGKNLWFYNPFVEQASVSLLQKAASNTPFMLIARNQPSDWKQYNIKQQGDNFELTPKSSDGNLKQFTINVTSSGTINKFSAIEQDGQHSDYQLKSQNNGAISPDKFTFTPPKGVTVDDQRQ
- a CDS encoding replication-associated recombination protein A; translation: MSNLSLDFAPSNEFQPLAARMRPATLQHYIGQQHLLAPGKPLPRAIEAGHLHSMILWGPPGTGKTTLAEIIAHYGKADVERISAVTSGVKEIREAIERARQNRQVGRRTILFVDEVHRFNKSQQDAFLPHIEDGTITFIGATTENPSFELNSALLSRARVYLLKSLTTADIEQVLLQAMQDDDRGYGKSDIVLPDNTRHMIAELVNGDARRALNTLEMMADMAESNAKGQRELTPQLLNEVSGERAARFDNKGDRFYDLISALHKSVRGSAPDAALYWYARIITAGGDPLYVARRLLAIASEDVGNADPRGMQVALAAWDCFTRVGPAEGERAIAQAIVYLASAPKSNAVYTAFKAAMRDAREFPDYDVPEHLRNAPTKLMKEMGLGKEYRYAHDETNAYAAGEVYFPPEMAQTRYYQPTNRGLEGKIGEKLAWLAEQDQNSPIKRYR